In Nocardia asteroides, the following proteins share a genomic window:
- a CDS encoding DUF3046 domain-containing protein, whose protein sequence is MRLTEFQELMHTEFGVARADAMLADHVIPALGRTGAAAIEAGTDPRDVWRALCADFDVPRNRW, encoded by the coding sequence GTGCGGTTGACCGAATTCCAGGAGCTGATGCACACCGAGTTCGGCGTGGCGCGCGCCGACGCCATGCTGGCCGATCACGTGATCCCGGCCCTGGGCCGGACCGGCGCCGCCGCGATCGAGGCGGGCACCGACCCGCGTGACGTGTGGCGCGCCCTGTGCGCCGACTTCGATGTCCCCCGAAACCGATGGTGA
- a CDS encoding aminoglycoside phosphotransferase APH(3'): protein MAVTAQNPDTRPYRFDERLRMIPVDPESLAARVAVADPRDFGGLRRLGIALMLLGRHDEALDRLDQALELADTERRRITVWINLADVYRYQGEPAPAEILYRRALDASRALDPELVSFAAHHLGKSLAEQHRPEEAQELLNEAMRLRVADGDAELIESTRAALEHLDELALPLPPAVAALLGPAPAWSGAHAGRGGNLVRAGRYYVKRGPRAVAEHDRLNWLRGSAIPVPVVAAFAEDVLVLADADAAALAERTTAEAAAVGERMGQTLRALHALPVTGCPFDGRLDVTLAQARRNVVEELVDAADFDPDHRDLTPAAILERLRTERPDREDTVVAHGDFTPGNVLDNGVLLDVGALGTADRYRDLALAERDLAEDFGPAAVTAFFTAYGLTAPDRAKLDYYRLLDELF, encoded by the coding sequence ATGGCTGTGACAGCGCAGAACCCGGACACGCGTCCGTATCGGTTCGACGAGCGGTTGCGGATGATCCCGGTCGACCCCGAATCGCTCGCCGCCCGGGTCGCGGTCGCCGACCCGCGCGACTTCGGCGGGCTGCGCCGCCTCGGCATCGCCCTGATGCTGCTAGGCCGCCACGATGAGGCTCTGGACCGCCTCGACCAGGCGCTGGAACTGGCCGACACCGAACGCCGCCGGATCACCGTCTGGATCAATCTCGCCGACGTCTACCGCTATCAGGGCGAGCCGGCGCCCGCCGAGATCCTGTACCGCCGTGCCCTGGACGCCAGCCGGGCGCTGGACCCCGAACTCGTCTCCTTCGCCGCCCACCACCTGGGCAAGTCGCTCGCCGAGCAGCATCGTCCGGAAGAGGCGCAGGAACTGCTCAACGAGGCCATGCGGTTGCGGGTGGCCGACGGTGACGCCGAGCTGATCGAGTCGACCCGGGCCGCCCTCGAACACCTCGACGAACTGGCGCTCCCGCTGCCCCCGGCGGTCGCCGCCCTGCTCGGACCCGCGCCCGCGTGGTCGGGCGCGCACGCGGGCCGCGGCGGCAATCTCGTGCGGGCGGGCCGCTACTACGTCAAGCGCGGCCCGCGCGCCGTGGCCGAACACGACCGGCTGAACTGGCTGCGCGGCAGCGCGATTCCGGTGCCCGTGGTGGCCGCCTTCGCCGAGGACGTGCTCGTCCTGGCCGACGCGGACGCGGCGGCGCTCGCCGAGCGGACCACGGCCGAGGCCGCCGCGGTCGGGGAGCGGATGGGCCAGACGCTGCGGGCCCTGCACGCGCTGCCCGTCACCGGCTGCCCCTTCGACGGCAGGCTCGACGTGACGCTCGCGCAGGCCCGGCGCAATGTCGTCGAGGAACTCGTCGACGCCGCCGATTTCGACCCCGACCATCGCGATCTCACCCCGGCCGCGATCCTCGAACGCCTGCGGACCGAGCGCCCGGACCGCGAGGACACGGTGGTCGCGCACGGCGACTTCACGCCGGGCAATGTGCTCGACAATGGTGTGCTCCTCGACGTGGGCGCGCTGGGCACCGCGGATCGCTACCGCGACCTGGCCCTGGCCGAACGCGACCTGGCCGAGGATTTCGGTCCCGCCGCGGTGACGGCCTTCTTCACCGCCTACGGCCTGACCGCACCCGACCGCGCCAAGCTCGACTACTACCGCCTGCTCGACGAATTGTTCTGA
- a CDS encoding nuclear transport factor 2 family protein has product MVRPPLPPFDLESARAKVLAAENAWNTRDPERVAAAYTEDSVWRNRDEFFTGHAAIVEFLTRKWSTENGYALRKDLWAFHDNHIAVRFQYEWHDETGQWWRSYGNEQWEFAPDGRMARREASINDVRIAESERRIFGSRAEGDDWVLPQR; this is encoded by the coding sequence ATCGTGCGACCGCCACTGCCACCCTTCGACCTCGAGTCCGCGCGCGCCAAGGTGCTCGCCGCCGAAAACGCCTGGAACACCCGGGATCCCGAGCGGGTCGCCGCCGCCTACACCGAGGACTCGGTGTGGCGCAATCGCGACGAGTTCTTCACCGGCCACGCCGCGATCGTCGAGTTCCTCACCCGCAAATGGTCCACCGAGAACGGCTACGCCCTGCGCAAGGACCTGTGGGCGTTCCACGACAACCACATCGCCGTGCGCTTCCAGTACGAGTGGCACGACGAGACCGGGCAGTGGTGGCGCAGCTACGGCAACGAGCAGTGGGAGTTCGCCCCGGACGGGCGGATGGCCCGGCGCGAGGCCAGCATCAACGACGTCCGGATCGCCGAATCCGAGCGGCGGATCTTCGGTTCGCGCGCCGAGGGTGACGACTGGGTGCTGCCGCAGCGGTAG
- a CDS encoding glycosyltransferase: MRVAVVAGPDPGHAFPAIALCLRLLEAGDEPVLFTGPRWLDPARDAGISVRRLKGLAPRPTDDDTDAGARIHERAAHIATENLPELSAMLPDLIVSDVLTAGGGMAAERLELPWVELSPHPLYLPSKALPPIGSGLAPGEGVRGRMRDNVLRTMTARAVRAGNRQRGAARESIGLPADDPGPTARLVATLPALEVERPDWPADTHVVGPLLWEPTDAILPRPPGAAPLVMVAPSTAHTGVAGMVETVLAGLAGQDVRVAVSMLDAPPADLPDWATAGLGRQDELLTHAAVVVGGGGHGLLAKSLAAGVPVVTVPGGGDQWELANRAVRQGSSVLVRPLTAEAVGAAVRQVLDDPAYAAAAGRAAAGLAEVGDPVEVCHEAAKR; encoded by the coding sequence ATGCGAGTAGCTGTGGTGGCCGGGCCCGATCCGGGGCATGCGTTTCCCGCGATCGCGTTGTGCCTGCGATTACTGGAAGCGGGAGACGAGCCGGTGCTGTTCACCGGTCCACGCTGGCTGGATCCGGCCAGAGACGCCGGAATCAGTGTGCGCAGACTCAAAGGGCTCGCGCCACGGCCCACCGACGACGACACCGACGCGGGCGCGCGCATCCACGAACGCGCCGCCCACATCGCGACCGAGAACCTGCCGGAGCTGAGCGCGATGCTCCCGGATCTGATCGTCTCCGACGTGCTCACCGCGGGCGGCGGCATGGCCGCCGAACGTCTCGAGCTGCCCTGGGTGGAACTGTCCCCGCATCCGCTGTACCTCCCGTCGAAAGCGTTGCCGCCCATCGGCAGCGGCCTCGCCCCCGGCGAGGGCGTGCGCGGTCGCATGCGCGACAACGTGCTGCGCACCATGACCGCGCGCGCGGTCCGCGCGGGCAACCGGCAGCGCGGCGCGGCCCGCGAGAGCATCGGCCTGCCCGCAGACGACCCCGGCCCCACCGCCCGGCTGGTGGCCACCCTGCCCGCCCTCGAGGTGGAGCGCCCGGACTGGCCCGCCGACACCCACGTCGTCGGGCCGCTGCTGTGGGAACCGACCGACGCGATCCTGCCGCGCCCGCCCGGCGCCGCGCCCCTGGTGATGGTGGCCCCCTCGACGGCGCACACCGGAGTGGCCGGCATGGTCGAGACGGTGCTGGCCGGCCTGGCGGGACAGGATGTGCGCGTGGCCGTCTCGATGCTCGACGCCCCACCGGCCGACCTGCCGGACTGGGCCACCGCGGGCCTGGGCCGCCAGGACGAACTGCTCACCCACGCCGCGGTCGTCGTCGGCGGCGGCGGGCACGGGCTGCTGGCCAAATCGCTGGCCGCGGGCGTGCCGGTGGTGACCGTGCCCGGCGGCGGCGACCAGTGGGAGCTGGCCAATCGCGCCGTCCGCCAGGGCAGTTCGGTGCTGGTGCGCCCGCTCACCGCGGAGGCGGTCGGCGCCGCGGTGCGGCAGGTCCTCGACGATCCCGCCTACGCCGCGGCGGCGGGCCGGGCGGCGGCGGGGCTGGCCGAAGTCGGGGACCCGGTCGAGGTCTGTCACGAGGCGGCCAAGCGGTAG
- a CDS encoding CGNR zinc finger domain-containing protein: protein MRDPRPHTGEPPALDLLNTRWAGATPGDLLTDLDGLRLWLELTGLADRVPADEHTLTALHTARDAVHAAVTAADHAALNRVLAHGRVRRELTDEGPRDIPEVDDPAWLPGWLAADDLLRLIGEAPHRIRQCAHPDCVLFFYDTSKNGTRRWHSMATCGNRAKAARHYARTS from the coding sequence ATGCGCGATCCCCGGCCGCACACCGGCGAACCACCGGCTCTGGACCTGCTCAACACCCGTTGGGCCGGCGCCACCCCCGGCGATCTGCTCACCGATCTCGACGGCCTGCGGCTGTGGCTGGAGCTGACCGGGCTCGCCGACCGCGTCCCCGCCGACGAACACACCCTCACCGCGCTGCACACCGCCCGCGACGCCGTGCACGCCGCGGTCACCGCCGCCGATCACGCCGCGCTGAACCGGGTGCTCGCGCACGGGCGCGTCCGCCGCGAACTCACCGACGAGGGCCCCCGCGACATCCCCGAGGTCGACGACCCGGCCTGGCTGCCCGGCTGGCTGGCCGCCGACGATCTGCTGCGCCTGATCGGCGAGGCCCCGCACCGGATCCGCCAGTGCGCGCACCCCGACTGCGTGCTGTTCTTCTACGACACCTCCAAGAACGGCACCCGCCGCTGGCATTCCATGGCCACCTGCGGCAATCGCGCCAAGGCCGCGCGCCACTACGCCAGGACCAGCTGA